A region of Verrucomicrobiia bacterium DNA encodes the following proteins:
- a CDS encoding DUF1254 domain-containing protein: MKPISKELTNAALTAALTLSGITGNLPGSNAHAQPAAGAAPGLAETQVIAEAGFIYGLPIVMNYAVMYAYSVDRNSGQFKAPFNQILNEPRVFTYKDTAIITPNSDTPYSLAWLDLRAEPIVLSVPAVERTRYYSVMLTDGNTFNYGYIGSRATGNEPGDYLVVGPDWRGETPPGIKQVFRSGTQFSLAAYRTQLINPADMPNVIKVQSGYLVRPLSQYLNRPAPSAAPAVEFPPINDAMAKTNFFSYLDFALQFAPPGPEEMEMRAQLARLGIGAGKTFNFEDLDAAHKAAIGRAMKEGAEKVERYLSAGQKNINGWEVGSLFGDRAFFNGDWLKRAAAAKGGIYGNDAVEAMYPLTKSLPNGELLDGSKHDYTLTFPAGQFPPVNAFWSVTMYDGRTQLLIENPINRYLINSPMLPGMKMNPDGSLTMYLQSKSPGADNESNWLPAPDGPIYLVMRLYWPRTETPSILPPGAGTWAPPALQVAR, from the coding sequence ATGAAACCAATCAGCAAGGAACTCACAAACGCGGCCTTGACCGCAGCGCTCACCCTGTCCGGGATCACCGGCAACCTGCCCGGGAGCAACGCCCACGCGCAGCCGGCAGCCGGCGCTGCGCCGGGCCTTGCCGAAACCCAGGTCATCGCCGAGGCAGGCTTCATCTACGGACTGCCCATCGTGATGAACTACGCGGTGATGTATGCATACTCCGTGGACAGGAATTCCGGCCAGTTCAAGGCCCCGTTCAACCAGATCCTCAACGAGCCGCGGGTGTTTACCTACAAGGATACGGCCATCATCACGCCCAACAGCGACACGCCCTATTCCCTCGCCTGGCTTGATCTGCGCGCCGAACCCATCGTGCTGTCCGTTCCCGCGGTGGAACGAACCCGGTATTACTCGGTGATGCTCACCGACGGCAACACCTTCAACTACGGCTACATCGGCAGCCGTGCCACGGGCAATGAACCGGGCGACTATCTGGTCGTCGGACCTGACTGGAGGGGCGAGACTCCGCCGGGCATCAAGCAGGTCTTCCGGTCCGGCACACAATTCTCCCTGGCGGCCTACCGCACCCAACTCATCAACCCGGCGGACATGCCCAATGTGATCAAGGTTCAGTCCGGCTACCTGGTGCGGCCGCTTTCCCAATACCTGAACCGGCCCGCCCCGTCCGCCGCGCCGGCCGTCGAGTTCCCGCCCATCAATGACGCGATGGCGAAGACGAACTTCTTCTCGTATCTCGACTTCGCCCTGCAATTCGCGCCACCGGGACCGGAGGAAATGGAGATGCGCGCCCAACTGGCCCGCCTCGGCATCGGCGCCGGCAAGACCTTCAATTTTGAAGACCTTGATGCCGCCCATAAGGCCGCGATCGGGCGGGCCATGAAGGAAGGCGCGGAGAAGGTCGAGCGTTACCTCTCCGCGGGGCAGAAGAACATCAATGGGTGGGAAGTCGGCTCATTGTTTGGCGACCGCGCCTTCTTCAACGGCGACTGGTTGAAACGCGCCGCCGCCGCCAAGGGCGGCATCTACGGCAATGACGCCGTCGAAGCCATGTATCCCCTGACCAAGTCGCTGCCAAATGGCGAACTGCTCGACGGCAGCAAGCACGACTACACCCTCACCTTCCCCGCCGGCCAGTTCCCACCCGTCAACGCCTTCTGGTCCGTGACGATGTATGACGGCAGGACGCAGCTGCTCATCGAGAACCCGATCAACCGCTACCTCATCAATTCCCCGATGCTGCCCGGTATGAAGATGAATCCGGACGGCTCGTTGACGATGTACCTCCAGAGCAAATCTCCCGGCGCCGACAACGAATCCAATTGGCTGCCCGCGCCCGACGGACCGATTTATCTCGTCATGCGCCTTTACTGGCCCAGGACCGAAACCCCTTCGATCCTGCCGCCCGGTGCAGGCACCTGGGCGCCGCCAGCGCTTCAAGTCGCGCGGTAA
- a CDS encoding DUF1254 domain-containing protein, which translates to MKPLTRSSFHQALAACVALITGFTPIQARENVFEAVHDGVEAYVYGYPLVTMEVTRRVMTNVREPAGSRAPMGQFVRMRHYPDASYRDVTAPNADTLYTTAWIDVGREPWVLSLPDANDRYYLFPMLSGWTEVFQVPGKRTTGTGAQTHAITGPGWKGTLPPGVTEYKSPTAMVWLLGRIYCTGTPEDYAAVHKLQDEITVVPLSAYGRPYTPPAGTVDPSLDMKTAVREQVNALSAGDYFNLLARLMKDNPPAADDGPVLAKMAKLGIVPGQPFDGSRLDPLAKEAFSMVPKIANEKIMAWLKAGILAGDSRLEHGWLFTTKTGEYGVNYLQRALITAIGLGANRPQDAVYPTSEGPNVVESYTGAKKYVMHFPKGQLPPAEGFWSLTMYDKDYFFVNNPLNRYSISARQNLKPNADGSVDLYIQNESPGADWDSNWLPAPKDQFILMLRLYWPQVTPPSLLDGTWKIPQVKAVE; encoded by the coding sequence ATGAAACCATTGACTCGCAGCAGCTTCCACCAAGCGCTCGCAGCCTGTGTCGCTCTGATCACCGGCTTCACTCCAATTCAAGCCAGGGAGAACGTCTTTGAGGCGGTCCACGACGGGGTGGAAGCCTATGTTTACGGCTACCCGCTGGTGACGATGGAAGTGACCCGTCGCGTGATGACCAACGTCCGCGAGCCCGCGGGTTCGCGGGCCCCCATGGGACAGTTCGTCCGGATGCGCCACTATCCGGATGCCAGCTATCGCGACGTGACTGCTCCGAACGCAGACACCCTATACACCACGGCGTGGATTGACGTGGGACGGGAGCCGTGGGTGTTGAGCCTGCCGGACGCGAACGACCGCTATTACCTGTTCCCGATGCTCAGCGGTTGGACGGAAGTCTTCCAGGTTCCGGGCAAACGGACCACCGGCACCGGCGCACAAACCCATGCCATCACCGGGCCGGGCTGGAAGGGCACGTTGCCGCCGGGCGTGACGGAATACAAGTCTCCCACGGCCATGGTCTGGCTGCTCGGCCGCATCTATTGCACCGGCACCCCCGAGGACTATGCCGCCGTCCACAAGCTCCAGGACGAAATTACCGTGGTGCCGCTCAGCGCCTATGGCAGGCCCTACACACCGCCGGCCGGAACGGTGGATCCCTCGCTGGACATGAAGACGGCGGTGCGGGAACAGGTCAACGCCCTCAGTGCCGGGGACTACTTCAACCTGCTCGCCCGGTTGATGAAGGACAATCCACCCGCCGCCGACGACGGGCCGGTCCTCGCGAAGATGGCGAAATTGGGAATCGTCCCCGGCCAGCCGTTTGACGGAAGCAGGCTCGACCCGCTGGCGAAGGAGGCCTTCTCCATGGTTCCGAAGATTGCCAACGAGAAGATCATGGCGTGGTTGAAGGCGGGGATTCTCGCCGGCGACAGCCGGCTGGAACATGGGTGGCTCTTCACGACCAAGACCGGCGAGTACGGCGTGAACTACCTGCAACGCGCCCTGATCACCGCCATCGGTCTTGGGGCGAATCGTCCGCAGGACGCGGTCTATCCCACGTCCGAAGGCCCGAACGTCGTCGAGTCCTATACCGGGGCGAAAAAGTACGTGATGCACTTCCCCAAGGGCCAGCTCCCGCCCGCCGAGGGCTTCTGGTCGTTGACGATGTACGACAAGGATTACTTCTTTGTGAACAATCCGCTCAACCGTTACAGCATCAGCGCCCGCCAGAACCTGAAGCCCAACGCGGACGGCTCCGTGGACCTTTACATCCAGAACGAAAGCCCCGGCGCCGACTGGGACTCCAACTGGCTGCCCGCACCCAAGGACCAGTTCATCCTTATGTTGCGGCTCTACTGGCCGCAGGTGACCCCGCCATCCCTCCTCGACGGCACCTGGAAGATCCCGCAGGTGAAGGCGGTCGAGTGA
- a CDS encoding STAS domain-containing protein — MNTANSRILVLVEPPTAFIRCVGRAGAERARDFKQLVGRLESQGIRQVCLDLTECKLMDSTFSGVLAALATGPNPAVAPPPGCPEFVLVNPNERVRDLLDNLGVLPRVNVLEGQTSAGPTMPAVELAPGSQSRDEVRDACLDAHRFLMALDPRNVPKFQELTRALEVEKAAGG, encoded by the coding sequence GTGAACACGGCGAACTCCAGAATTCTTGTGTTGGTGGAGCCCCCCACGGCGTTCATCCGCTGCGTCGGGCGTGCCGGTGCCGAGCGGGCCCGCGATTTCAAGCAACTCGTCGGGCGTCTGGAATCCCAGGGCATCCGTCAGGTGTGCCTCGATCTGACCGAATGCAAGCTGATGGACAGCACCTTCTCCGGCGTCCTGGCTGCCCTCGCCACGGGACCCAACCCGGCCGTGGCCCCGCCCCCCGGTTGTCCCGAGTTTGTCCTCGTCAATCCGAACGAGCGCGTCCGCGACCTGCTCGACAACCTGGGGGTCCTGCCGCGGGTCAACGTGCTGGAAGGCCAGACCTCTGCCGGGCCCACCATGCCCGCGGTCGAATTGGCGCCAGGTTCCCAGAGCCGCGACGAGGTCCGCGACGCCTGCCTTGACGCCCACCGGTTCCTCATGGCGCTGGACCCGCGCAACGTCCCCAAGTTCCAGGAATTGACCCGTGCCCTGGAGGTGGAGAAGGCGGCCGGAGGATGA
- a CDS encoding Lrp/AsnC family transcriptional regulator, producing MDPLLKLLASDASKATPRLAAMLGVTEAEIRSRIRAAEQEGLILGYRAVLNEEKLGRDLVRAIIEVRITPERGGGFDKLADRIARHAEVRSCHLMSGGYDLLVEVEGASLREVATFVSEKLATVQGVLSTATHFVLRAYKEQGVLMDAATADERLAVTP from the coding sequence ATGGATCCGCTGCTCAAGCTCCTCGCGTCCGATGCCTCCAAGGCCACACCCCGCCTTGCCGCCATGCTTGGCGTCACCGAGGCCGAGATCCGTTCGCGCATCCGTGCGGCGGAACAGGAAGGCCTCATCCTGGGCTACCGCGCCGTGCTGAACGAAGAGAAGCTGGGACGCGACCTCGTCCGCGCCATCATCGAGGTGCGCATCACGCCCGAGCGCGGCGGGGGATTCGACAAGCTCGCCGACCGCATCGCCCGTCACGCGGAGGTTCGCTCCTGTCATCTGATGTCCGGTGGCTACGATCTGCTGGTCGAGGTCGAGGGCGCGTCGCTCCGCGAGGTGGCGACGTTTGTCTCCGAAAAACTGGCCACCGTTCAGGGCGTGCTCTCGACCGCCACCCACTTCGTGCTGCGGGCGTACAAGGAACAGGGCGTGCTCATGGACGCCGCCACCGCCGACGAGCGCCTCGCCGTCACCCCGTGA
- the hisD gene encoding histidinol dehydrogenase: protein MRIVRHADPGFAEQIEACASASSLFDPGIEERTRAIVEAVRTAGDQALTELTARFDGAPLRPDQFAVTTAELMHASLAATKPLRAAVTEAHRNIAAFARRSLRRGWAAANSHGARVGEKFDPFSRVGLYIPGGTAPLVSTALMTITLARVAGCPEIVVCTPSGRDGTVNAALLYAANFAGATEIHRIGGAQAIAAMAFGTSTVRRVQKIFGPGNAYVVAAKRLLFGHVAVDLLPGPSEVLVLADDGADPRFIAADLLAQAEHGSGQERVWLVTPSGRLLRAVDREVRRQLPSLSRHEFIAKALEANGWLIQVKDLDSGVALVNRLAPEHCEVMVRGARRIAERITTAGALFLGPDSPTVLGDYVAGPSHTLPTGGAGRSFAGLTVDQFQRRTSVVEYRRPELRKALRAVREFAAMEGLDAHGRSAAIRLED from the coding sequence ATGCGCATTGTCCGCCATGCCGACCCGGGGTTTGCCGAACAGATCGAGGCCTGCGCCTCGGCCTCCAGCCTCTTTGATCCCGGAATCGAGGAGCGAACGCGTGCCATCGTGGAAGCCGTCCGCACGGCCGGAGATCAGGCGTTGACGGAGCTGACGGCACGTTTTGATGGCGCGCCGCTGCGCCCGGACCAGTTTGCGGTGACCACCGCGGAACTGATGCACGCGTCCCTGGCGGCAACGAAACCGCTGCGCGCGGCGGTGACGGAGGCCCATCGCAACATCGCCGCCTTTGCCCGGCGCTCGCTGCGGCGGGGATGGGCCGCCGCCAATTCGCACGGAGCCCGAGTCGGCGAGAAGTTCGATCCCTTCAGCCGGGTGGGCCTCTACATCCCGGGCGGCACCGCGCCGCTGGTCTCCACGGCCCTCATGACGATCACCCTCGCCCGGGTCGCCGGATGCCCGGAAATCGTGGTGTGCACTCCGTCCGGACGCGACGGCACGGTGAACGCCGCGCTGCTGTATGCCGCGAACTTCGCCGGGGCCACGGAGATCCATCGGATCGGTGGCGCGCAGGCCATCGCGGCGATGGCGTTCGGAACCTCAACGGTCCGCCGGGTGCAGAAGATCTTCGGTCCGGGCAACGCGTATGTCGTTGCCGCGAAGCGGTTGTTGTTCGGCCATGTCGCCGTGGATCTTCTGCCGGGCCCCAGCGAGGTGTTGGTGCTGGCGGACGACGGCGCCGATCCGCGATTCATCGCTGCGGACCTGCTGGCGCAGGCGGAGCACGGGTCGGGACAGGAACGCGTGTGGCTGGTGACCCCCTCGGGGCGCCTGCTGCGCGCGGTGGACCGCGAGGTGCGCCGGCAACTCCCCTCGCTGTCGCGTCACGAGTTCATCGCGAAGGCGCTGGAGGCCAACGGCTGGCTGATCCAGGTGAAGGATCTGGATTCCGGAGTTGCGCTGGTGAACCGGCTCGCGCCGGAACATTGCGAAGTGATGGTGCGCGGGGCGCGCCGTATCGCGGAGCGCATCACCACCGCCGGGGCCCTCTTCCTCGGGCCGGATTCGCCGACCGTCCTCGGCGACTATGTGGCCGGTCCCAGCCACACGCTGCCGACGGGCGGCGCCGGACGATCCTTTGCCGGACTGACCGTGGACCAGTTCCAGCGCCGGACCAGCGTGGTGGAGTACCGGCGTCCGGAATTGCGCAAGGCCCTGAGGGCCGTCCGGGAATTCGCCGCCATGGAGGGACTCGATGCCCATGGCCGGTCGGCGGCGATCCGCCTGGAAGACTGA
- a CDS encoding segregation/condensation protein A, with the protein MSDYRVQFEVFEGPLDLLLHLVKKQEVDIYQVNLTRIATEFVAYLEQIRKLDLEVAGEFLVMAATLIYIKSRELLPREQQVTAEGEDADEEDPRHELIRRLVEYRKFKDAAAQLQSREEGMESIYERRPGRADFGDLPAVPGRTVSVFELVGAVREILKRLQAAGPAQEVAGERWTVTEKMETLRALVTERGRVRFGELFAAATSRTEVVCIFLALLELSRMNVLGLVQDGDFGEIDVFAAPQDLVPPPPPTPGTDVHGHPEANPIAAAAVGPQIA; encoded by the coding sequence ATGAGCGACTACCGAGTCCAGTTCGAGGTCTTTGAGGGCCCGCTCGACCTGCTGCTTCACCTGGTGAAGAAGCAGGAGGTGGACATCTATCAGGTCAACCTCACGCGCATCGCGACCGAGTTCGTGGCCTATCTGGAGCAGATTCGGAAACTGGATCTGGAGGTCGCCGGGGAGTTCCTGGTCATGGCGGCCACCCTCATCTACATCAAGAGCCGTGAACTGCTGCCCCGGGAGCAGCAGGTGACGGCCGAGGGGGAGGACGCCGACGAGGAGGATCCGCGCCACGAACTGATCCGTCGGCTGGTCGAGTACCGGAAGTTCAAGGACGCCGCCGCACAGCTTCAGTCGCGCGAAGAAGGGATGGAGTCCATTTATGAGCGGCGCCCGGGCCGGGCGGACTTCGGGGACCTCCCGGCTGTGCCGGGCCGGACGGTTTCCGTCTTCGAGCTGGTGGGTGCGGTCCGCGAGATCCTCAAGCGCCTTCAGGCAGCGGGTCCCGCCCAGGAAGTGGCTGGTGAGCGGTGGACGGTGACGGAGAAGATGGAGACCTTGCGCGCGCTCGTTACGGAGCGGGGGCGGGTCCGGTTTGGGGAGTTGTTTGCCGCGGCCACCTCACGAACCGAAGTCGTGTGCATCTTCCTTGCACTCCTGGAGCTCTCAAGGATGAACGTTTTGGGCCTCGTCCAGGACGGGGACTTCGGTGAGATTGATGTGTTCGCGGCCCCTCAGGATCTTGTACCCCCGCCGCCGCCAACTCCCGGCACCGATGTCCATGGCCATCCCGAGGCCAATCCGATCGCCGCCGCGGCGGTTGGTCCGCAGATCGCCTGA
- the scpB gene encoding SMC-Scp complex subunit ScpB — translation MELKLILESLLFSAPKPLSVSELREVLVKAATEGEPAPETAGFRKVPGAEIEGALEVLAAEHAASGRSYRLVCIAGAWQFVTQPEYSPWLRAFVGAKARPTRLSQPALETLAVIAYRQPVTRAEIEQIRGVAVDGVVATLKERGLIEEAGRAEVVGRPMQYATTRAFLEYFGLASLEELPAADELRRIPVQRPEALVTAEAGGTEPVEQMSLELADPEAAGGAAAATPATPAASVGTDEPVVPSATSA, via the coding sequence ATGGAACTCAAATTGATCCTGGAATCCCTGCTCTTCAGCGCGCCGAAGCCCCTGTCGGTCAGCGAGCTTCGCGAAGTGCTCGTGAAGGCCGCCACGGAGGGTGAGCCTGCTCCGGAGACCGCGGGCTTTCGAAAGGTCCCGGGAGCGGAGATTGAAGGGGCGCTGGAAGTCCTGGCTGCGGAACATGCGGCCTCCGGCCGCAGTTACCGTTTGGTGTGCATCGCGGGGGCCTGGCAGTTCGTGACCCAGCCGGAATACTCCCCATGGCTGCGGGCGTTTGTGGGGGCCAAAGCCCGTCCCACCCGCCTCTCGCAGCCGGCGTTGGAGACCCTTGCCGTGATCGCGTACCGCCAGCCGGTCACCCGGGCCGAGATTGAGCAGATCCGCGGGGTGGCGGTGGACGGTGTCGTCGCCACCCTGAAAGAGCGGGGTTTGATCGAGGAAGCCGGGCGGGCCGAGGTGGTGGGGCGACCCATGCAATACGCCACCACCCGGGCCTTCTTGGAGTATTTCGGCCTCGCCAGCCTTGAGGAACTGCCGGCCGCCGATGAGTTGCGGCGGATCCCGGTCCAGAGACCCGAGGCGCTCGTGACGGCGGAAGCCGGAGGGACCGAGCCGGTGGAGCAGATGAGCCTGGAACTGGCGGATCCCGAGGCCGCCGGGGGGGCCGCGGCCGCGACTCCTGCGACTCCTGCGGCAAGTGTTGGGACGGATGAACCCGTCGTTCCGTCTGCAACTTCCGCCTGA
- a CDS encoding CotH kinase family protein, translating to MTRVVALITAMVAACGSASSDLPRTTDDLYRLDRIWRVTLSVSPEAWEGLQPEAPAGGGFPFGGPGGPPGGSRFGGGPDAPRGPGGFGPGNFLAMGVMMALDGDRNGALSRDEFTGGFGRWFAEWDAAGTGSVGTDQVREGLTRVLSPPPPGGDVVRGSGPVAGAGPGGPGFGLQGQEGQRNGLSAALGLHFDYVKADLTFDGVPFRDVAVRYKGNGTFMDARNTDKKSFKVDLNEFVKGQKLAGISKLNLHNNITDVASLHEPLAYELYRAAGVPAPRTAYARVSLDVPGSHTNRLLGLYSLVENPDSNWADANFGTRKGAIFKPVTRELFKFQGTDWSAYRQAYDPKTDLTRKQEQRVYDFARLITGADDAELARRLPEFLDVDEFSRFMAVTVWLSSTDSILMMGQNFVVYLHPTTDRFLFVPWDLDRAFGNFFNPSPEQLSIRNAWAEDNRFLQRVMQVPAVREAYLARLEEFQKTLFQPARFAAMVEEVAARIRPVLAEEDPGKLAAFDRSVAGQMAGPEGPGGGGSPFRMNAKPIKVFVKERHAAVAAQLTGASEGTPLFGGPGGPGRPGGRGGPGAPGPGGMRPFGPGEILGPVVFAAADTDRDGRMTAAEFEALAVRWFSEWDKEGTGSLNPEQLAAGLTVLLPMPDFARPPARPF from the coding sequence ATGACCCGTGTCGTTGCCCTGATCACTGCAATGGTTGCCGCCTGCGGCAGTGCTTCTTCCGACCTGCCGCGGACAACCGACGATCTTTATCGCCTGGACCGGATTTGGAGGGTGACGCTTTCCGTGAGTCCGGAGGCTTGGGAGGGCCTTCAACCGGAGGCGCCGGCAGGGGGAGGCTTTCCGTTTGGAGGGCCCGGGGGTCCGCCGGGAGGATCCAGGTTCGGTGGGGGTCCGGATGCTCCAAGGGGTCCGGGGGGATTTGGCCCGGGCAATTTCCTCGCCATGGGCGTCATGATGGCGCTCGACGGCGATCGGAACGGCGCGTTGTCGCGTGACGAATTCACCGGCGGCTTTGGCAGGTGGTTTGCGGAGTGGGATGCCGCCGGCACGGGGTCGGTGGGGACGGATCAGGTTCGTGAGGGACTGACCCGGGTGCTTTCTCCGCCACCCCCGGGAGGTGACGTGGTGCGTGGGTCGGGACCCGTTGCGGGCGCCGGTCCGGGCGGCCCTGGGTTCGGCCTCCAGGGGCAGGAGGGGCAGCGCAATGGATTGAGCGCAGCGCTGGGGCTCCATTTTGACTACGTGAAGGCGGATCTCACCTTCGACGGGGTTCCCTTCCGCGACGTCGCGGTGCGGTACAAGGGCAACGGCACGTTCATGGACGCGCGGAACACCGACAAGAAGTCGTTCAAGGTGGATCTGAACGAGTTTGTGAAGGGGCAAAAGCTCGCCGGCATCTCGAAACTCAATCTCCACAACAACATCACCGATGTGGCGTCGCTGCATGAGCCGCTGGCCTATGAGCTGTATCGCGCGGCCGGAGTTCCAGCGCCCCGGACCGCCTACGCGCGCGTCTCACTGGACGTCCCGGGGAGCCATACCAACCGGCTCCTGGGCCTGTATTCCCTGGTTGAGAATCCCGACAGCAACTGGGCCGACGCGAACTTCGGTACCCGGAAGGGCGCCATTTTCAAACCGGTGACCCGCGAGTTGTTCAAGTTTCAGGGGACCGACTGGTCTGCCTACCGGCAGGCCTATGACCCGAAGACCGACCTGACGCGGAAACAGGAGCAACGGGTCTACGACTTTGCCCGACTGATCACCGGGGCCGATGACGCGGAGCTCGCCCGGAGGCTGCCGGAGTTTCTGGATGTGGACGAATTCAGCCGCTTCATGGCCGTCACCGTGTGGCTCAGTTCCACCGATTCGATCCTGATGATGGGCCAGAATTTTGTGGTCTACCTGCATCCCACCACCGACCGGTTCCTGTTCGTGCCCTGGGATCTCGACCGGGCCTTTGGCAACTTCTTCAATCCGTCGCCCGAGCAGCTCAGCATCCGCAATGCATGGGCCGAGGATAACCGCTTCCTTCAGCGCGTCATGCAGGTGCCGGCGGTCCGTGAGGCCTATCTGGCGCGTCTGGAAGAGTTCCAGAAGACCTTGTTCCAACCGGCGCGGTTCGCCGCGATGGTGGAGGAAGTTGCCGCCCGGATCCGACCGGTGTTGGCGGAGGAGGATCCCGGAAAGCTGGCAGCGTTTGACCGGTCGGTTGCCGGGCAGATGGCGGGTCCGGAGGGTCCGGGAGGAGGTGGGTCACCGTTCCGGATGAATGCCAAACCCATCAAGGTCTTTGTGAAGGAGCGGCACGCCGCCGTGGCGGCCCAGTTGACGGGAGCCTCGGAGGGAACGCCGCTGTTTGGAGGTCCGGGCGGCCCGGGAAGGCCCGGTGGCCGGGGCGGTCCGGGTGCTCCGGGACCCGGAGGCATGCGGCCGTTTGGTCCGGGCGAAATTTTGGGTCCGGTGGTTTTTGCGGCCGCGGACACCGATCGCGACGGGCGGATGACGGCTGCGGAGTTCGAGGCGCTTGCGGTGCGCTGGTTTTCCGAATGGGACAAGGAGGGAACGGGATCCTTGAATCCGGAACAGCTGGCGGCCGGACTCACGGTGCTGCTGCCGATGCCGGACTTTGCACGGCCACCGGCGCGCCCGTTCTGA